A single window of Salvia splendens isolate huo1 chromosome 8, SspV2, whole genome shotgun sequence DNA harbors:
- the LOC121745551 gene encoding axoneme-associated protein mst101(1)-like codes for MASVEVESVPVAEIVAPAKAPEKVEVKEEVAEAEPKKIVAAVEEPVVEAETKEVTAEETVEVKETEAEEVVPEKEPEAVEEAAKEEEAAPVTTEEVAPAEAAKEEEVAPAEAAEEVAPAEAAAKEEEVAPAEAAAKEEEAAPVEKTDE; via the exons ATGGCATCAGTTGAG GTTGAATCAGTTCCAGTGGCGGAGATCGTGGCTCCAGCTAAGGCACCGGAGAAAGTGGAGGTGAAGGAAGAAGTGGCCGAAGCCGAGCCAAAGAAAATAGTGGCGGCAGTGGAGGAGCCAGTTGTTGAAGCCGAGACGAAGGAAGTTACTGCTGAAGAGACAGTGGAGGTAAAAGAAACCGAAGCAGAAGAAGTCGTCCCAGAGAAAGAGCCGGAGGCTGTTGAGGAAGCCGccaaggaggaggaggcggctcCCGTCACAACAGAAGAGGTTGCTCCAGCTGAAGCCGCCAAGGAGGAGGAAGTGGCTCCAGCTGAAGCCGCGGAAGAGGTTGCTCCAGCTGAAGCCGCCGCCAAGGAGGAGGAGGTGGCTCCAGCTGAAGCCGCCGCCAAGGAGGAGGAGGCTGCTCCAGTTGAGAAAACTGATGAGTGA